CTAAACAGTTGAAGCTGAACCGCAAGCCGAGTGAGTTGAAAGGATTTGTCCATGAAGATGAGTACGCGGATGAACGTGGCAGATACCGCTTGAATAAACTCGACCGCGGCAGCATCCGCTACTCGGAGAGTCTTGATTATCCCATCGAAGCGCCGGACGGGACGGAGGTGTGGCCGGGCGGAGATCCTGAGGACAGGAAGTGGACGTGGCGCTGGTCAAGGAAGAAGGTAGAGTGGGGTAGGGAGAACGGGTTCATCGTTTTCAGGAAAAGCAGGAACGGCAAGAACAGCGTCTATTTCAAGGAGTATGAGCGGGTGGATAATAAGGCTCAGCCCCACATCAGGACCAACCCTTACCCCTCCATCATTCGCGGCACCCAGAACGAAAAGGGAAACCGGGAGTTGAAAGCACTTTTCAATCGGCGGGTCTTCGATTATCCAAAGCCGGTTGCCCTGCTCAAGATTCTTCTGCAAATGGCTACCGACAAGGATTCTATCGTACTCGATTTTTTCGCCGGTGCAGGTACTACGGGGCACGCAGTCTGGGAGCTGAACAGCGAGGACGGCGGCAAACGCAAGTTTATCTTGGTGCAGATTGACGAGCCTGTTCGGGACGAAAATGTCGCCCGGGACTTCCCAACGGTGGCAGATATCTGTATCGAGCGGATGAGCCGCGCCGCGGCACTGTCTGACTTTTCCCAAGGGAGTGGCGATCAAGATTTAGGATTCCGAGTCTATCGTTCCCGCGCCCAGCAGTCTGATTGAAAAACAAGCATACGAATGCTGATACCCGATTCCATTGAGAGAACTGTTCCTGTCCGGGAGCAGCTTAAACGGGAACTGGACGCCGACGGAATGTCGCTCTTTGAGACGGAAGGCATTTCACACAAGAAAGGTCAGTTCTCCGTTTTCCAGCGATTCCTATGGCAAGATGACGTGCCGTCAGATCAGAACCGGGTGCGGCTGATGGTTCGGGAAGCGGTAGACCTGGCCAAGTACGGCATCTTTGAATGGCTCGATTTCAACGTCTTCTTTATCGTCTACACGGAGCGATGCGGGCAATTCCTTGTTTACGGGCTCAGTGAAGGGATCATTGAGGATGTATTAGACTCTAAAGATTGCAAAGAGCTGGCCGCATGGCTCAGTCAATACGCAGGTAAAAGGCAGCGGATGAAGCCGCTGGTTAAGCCTGAATATTTTACCTGCCTGGATCACTGTCTGAGGGAGAACGGGGTGCCGTATCCGGGTAACTTTGACGGCATTATCTTTTCGGAAACGAATGTCCCGCAGGTGGTGCTGGAGTTCTCGCGGGTGAAGTACGACTCACTGCAGAAACATCGCAAGAACCTCCTTTCGGACAGGATGGGTCAACGGCTGTTCACGGAAGACAAAAACCGCTGGCGCATCATCCTGGAATTGTCGCAGGAGCTCTCAATTTCCAATCTAATCATTTGGTGGCAGGACGGCAACAGTGATAAGTTTATGACGGGATCTGTAGCGCATGTTGATTCAAAGAGCGGTTTGAATATCGATGATGAAATACTTTCCTTCCATCAACTGACATCAAAGTTGTCTGAGATGATTTCTGAAAGAAGCGCAACGGTCTATGACAGCTGACCGTCTCAAAAGAACATTTTTAGCGGTTGAACTGCCCTATCAGGTAAAGCAAGTGGTGCTCCAGTTGCAGACGACTGTGGAAGCGAAACCGAAAGTGGTAAAGTGGATGAAAGCGGCCAACATTCATCTGACGCTCAGGTTTATCGGTGCCACGCCGGAGGAAGAGATTCCGAAAATCAACGCCGCCCTCGCCGAGGTTGTGAAAGGTTATCGCGACATAAAGTTGCGCGTGAAGGGGACGGGAGTATTCCCCAAGCCGCAGCGTCCGCGGATTCTGTGGCTCGGTATCGAAGGGAGTGTGGATCCGCTTCGTGATCTTGTAACCGGTATCAATAGAGCTCTGGATGAGATGGGGTATCCAGCCGAGAAAAGGCAATACACGCCCCATATCACCATCGCCCGAATCAATTATCCGCAGCGGGTGACGCCCGATGTTACCGCCTTCCTCAACTGTGAATACGAGCCGATTGACCTCAGCGTGGAAAATGTGAAATTCTTTCAAAGTGATCTAGTTCCCGGCGGACCGATCTATACACTTCTGGGCGTTTATCATTTGACCCCGGAAGCGACGAACGCGAAGGATCAGTAACCGGATCACCACTTTGCCAACGTGCCAAAAACTTGTAATCAAATGTGTCGGATTAAAAAAAATCGGATTCGGTGCACAAGATCAATTCCTAAACTGTTGCGATATCGATATATTTTGCATGACAATCCGGAAGATTTGCAGTGAAATGACTGATGAAACGGACACAATTGAAACTCTAATCAACTTAGCAGGAGAATTACCGCAATGAGCAAAAATGATGAAGGCAAGAAACTAAAGGCTCTCGATCTGGCAGTTGGGCAGATTGATAAGCAGTTCGGCAAAGGATCCATCATGCGTTTGGGTGAAGAGTCACAGATTCCCGGTATCGACGTTATTCCCACCGGGGCGCTGTCGCTGGATGCCGCTCTCGGTATCGGCGGCGTGCCGCGAGGGAGGGTCTCAGAAATCTACGGTCCGGAGATGTCCGGCAAGACGACCCTCGCGCTGCATATTCTGGCGGAAGCGCAGAAGCTCGGCGGCTACGGCGTGTTTATCGATGCCGAACATGCCATGGATCCCATCTACGCTGAGAAGCTGGGTGTTAATATCCAGGACTTGCTCGTCTCCCAGCCAGACACGGGGGAGCAGGCGCTGGAGATTTGTGAGACCCTCGTCCGCAGCGGGGCGGTGGATATTGTGATCGTCGACTCGGTGGCAGCGCTGGTTCCAAGAGTAGAACTGGAGGGGGAGATGGGCGACAGTTATGTGGGTTTGCAGGCGCGGCTTATGTCTCAGGCGCTACGCAAGCTTACCGGTACGGTCTCCAAATCTAACACGTCAGTAATCT
The sequence above is a segment of the Candidatus Neomarinimicrobiota bacterium genome. Coding sequences within it:
- a CDS encoding site-specific DNA-methyltransferase, which codes for MQTTPTEVNSGTAMTFEHDPSASVGDYNSHNLIIAGDNMVSLKWLLEEYTAAVRMIYIDPPYNTGKRFTFRDNFIPVPEGKSSATGAGSHDIWWNFMFPRLHAARELLAEDGVIFISIDDNEVHNLRRMMDEIFGGGNFVSTMIRQSGVAPRQDARFVAVQHDYVVCYAKDSKQLKLNRKPSELKGFVHEDEYADERGRYRLNKLDRGSIRYSESLDYPIEAPDGTEVWPGGDPEDRKWTWRWSRKKVEWGRENGFIVFRKSRNGKNSVYFKEYERVDNKAQPHIRTNPYPSIIRGTQNEKGNRELKALFNRRVFDYPKPVALLKILLQMATDKDSIVLDFFAGAGTTGHAVWELNSEDGGKRKFILVQIDEPVRDENVARDFPTVADICIERMSRAAALSDFSQGSGDQDLGFRVYRSRAQQSD
- the thpR gene encoding RNA 2',3'-cyclic phosphodiesterase, whose translation is MTADRLKRTFLAVELPYQVKQVVLQLQTTVEAKPKVVKWMKAANIHLTLRFIGATPEEEIPKINAALAEVVKGYRDIKLRVKGTGVFPKPQRPRILWLGIEGSVDPLRDLVTGINRALDEMGYPAEKRQYTPHITIARINYPQRVTPDVTAFLNCEYEPIDLSVENVKFFQSDLVPGGPIYTLLGVYHLTPEATNAKDQ
- the recA gene encoding recombinase RecA, with the protein product MSKNDEGKKLKALDLAVGQIDKQFGKGSIMRLGEESQIPGIDVIPTGALSLDAALGIGGVPRGRVSEIYGPEMSGKTTLALHILAEAQKLGGYGVFIDAEHAMDPIYAEKLGVNIQDLLVSQPDTGEQALEICETLVRSGAVDIVIVDSVAALVPRVELEGEMGDSYVGLQARLMSQALRKLTGTVSKSNTSVIFINQIREKIGVMFGNPETTPGGRALKFYTSIRLDIRRIGAIKEGDTSTGSRVRVKVVKNKCAPPFRQTEFDIMYGEGISYEGDLLDLAVQADVVEKSGAWYSYGDEKIGQGRENSKVYLKEYADTREKIESEVKAFLGMEVGEDGEKE